The genome window AAATTGGTAGTCATCACTTTGAGCGAAGGCAAAATATAGTTGGCTAAAATGATATACTGTCTTTGAGCTGAGGTCTTGATGCTTCGGTCAAACATTATATCAACATCTCCACCTGCTATCACTAATGATAAATCGGTATTGTTTTTTAGTGTGAAATTAATTAGATGAGGGATATATTCATGATAGAAAAATCGTGGAGTTTTATATGGAGTCATCGCAGTAAACTTCTCAAAGGTTGAAAAAAGATTCTTTTTATATTTTGTTATAATAGAAAATTCGTAGTCGGTATTTGCACCTTTCTTATCCCCTGTTGGAGGTCTTACTAAGTATGCGTTTAAGTCCTTATTTACTTGTTCAATATCCACAGGCGTGGTTAAAGGAAATTTCAACTTAGAAATATAATAGCTTGTCCAAGGCACAGTTGCCATCATTGATCCTTTAAAAAAGGAGTTAATATCCTGTAACTTAGGTGCTGCTTTTTCCTGCGCCTCTGCAACATTGCTCAAGCCAAAGGTGAGCATCGCAATCAGAATTAATTTTGTTAATTGGGTTTTCATTTTTTTTATTTTGTTAATTGTTTTTAAATAGTGTACGTTTTTTTTAGGTGTTCATGAGAGTAGTTCATTGCATTTTGGTTTATTTAGTTGTTACTGTTAGCCCGCTTACCTGAATCGGTGTGTGTCTATTTGTAGTAGTTCCATCGCCCAACTGCCCAAATTCATTATATCCGCAAGCCCAAATGCTGCCATCATTTTTCCGAAAAAGAGAATGACCCATTCCTGCCGCTATTTCGGTGATGCCGGATAGCTCGCTTACCGGATTGAGCCTATCTGTAGTTGTTCCATTACCTAATTCCCCATAATTATTATCTCCACAAGCCCAAACGCTACCATCTTTTTTCAGAAACAGAGAAAAATCAGATCCAGCGGCTATTGCGGTGATGTCTGATACCTCCACTTGAGCAGGTGCGCCCCAGTCTTCGCCATCTGTTTCATCGCCCAGTTGTCCACTAAGATTATCCCCACAAGCCCAAACGCTGCCATCCTTTTTCAGAAACAGGGAAAAATTAGATCCTGCTGCTATTGCGATGATGCCTGTTAACCCGCTCGCCTTTACCGATGTGAGTCTATTTGTACCAGTTCCATCACCCAATTGGCCGCCAACATTACTCCCACAGGCCCAAACACTACCATCATTTTTCAGAAACAGAGAATGTTTATCTCCTGCTGCTATTGCCGTGATGCCTGATAACCCACTAACCTTGACAGGAGTATTGCTGTTTTTAGTTGATCCATCGCCCAATTGTCCACAAGTATTCTCTCCGCAAGCCCAAACGCTTCCATCCTTTTTCAGAAACAGAGAATGACCAGATCCTGCTGCTATTGCGATGATGCCGGTTAACCCGCTCACTTTTACTGGCTTGAGTCTATCTATGTCTGTTCCATCACCCAATCGGCCATCTTCATTACGTCCACAGGCCCAAACGCTGGCATCCTTTTTCAGAAACAGAGTATAACCGTTGCCGCCACTCACTGCAATAATGTCCGACAATCCGCCCATCTGAACTGGCATAGATCTTTTCGTATTTGTCCCATCTCCCAATTCTCCAGAAATATTGTCTCCGCAAGCCTTTGGAGCGCCAGGCGTGGTTGGTAAAAAATAGGAAGATAGGTTTCCAGCAAAGATGGCTTGTGCATTTGCGCCCATACCCGTCCCGAGTAAAGCGATCGTGATAATTAATAGTTTTTTCATTTTGCTTTCGTTTTGTTACTCCGTTTAGTTGTTACCGTTATTCCGCTCACCCGAACCGGTGTGAGTCTATTTGTATTTGTTCCATCACCCAATTCCCCAGTAGTATTATATCCGCAAGCCCAAACGCTGCCATCATTTTTCAGAAACAGTGAATGATCATCTCCTGCCGCTATTGCGATGATGCCTGTTAATCCACTTACTTGAACAGGTGTGTTTCGGTATACATTAGATTCATCACCTAATTGACCATAGTTATTATCTCCACAAGCCCAAACGCTGCCATCCATTTTTAGAAACAGAGAATGAACATATCCTGCTGCGATGGCAGTGATGCCAGATACCTGCTTTATTTGAGCGGGTGCGCCCCAGCCTTCAACTATTCCATTGCCCAATTGTCCTCTAATATTATTCCCACAAGCCCAAACGCTGCTATCTTTTTTCAGAAAGAGAGAAAAATTAGATCCTGCCGCTATTGCGATTATGCCGGTTAACCAACTCGCCTTTACCGGTGTGAGTCTATTTGTATCTGTCCCATCACCTAATTC of Bacteroidia bacterium contains these proteins:
- a CDS encoding RCC1 repeat- and reductase domain-containing protein encodes the protein MKKLLIITIALLGTGMGANAQAIFAGNLSSYFLPTTPGAPKACGDNISGELGDGTNTKRSMPVQMGGLSDIIAVSGGNGYTLFLKKDASVWACGRNEDGRLGDGTDIDRLKPVKVSGLTGIIAIAAGSGHSLFLKKDGSVWACGENTCGQLGDGSTKNSNTPVKVSGLSGITAIAAGDKHSLFLKNDGSVWACGSNVGGQLGDGTGTNRLTSVKASGLTGIIAIAAGSNFSLFLKKDGSVWACGDNLSGQLGDETDGEDWGAPAQVEVSDITAIAAGSDFSLFLKKDGSVWACGDNNYGELGNGTTTDRLNPVSELSGITEIAAGMGHSLFRKNDGSIWACGYNEFGQLGDGTTTNRHTPIQVSGLTVTTK